The sequence AATttttgttaatatatttttttcttaattgccCGACACTTAGAGTATCGTTTGTCTCGCAAtagtcttataattttttttttaatctcaaaggtatccgATGATTTTGACTATCATGTTTATACTctattaataatatattcatcgatCTCTTCAACttgttaaataattaatataaattatctaAAGTTGTTAGAataattaagattatattttatatattgagTCTttgtcctacttaatctaaaacctttagtttccaTATACTTCAAGTTTATAATTATTTTCGCTTAATCTCTCATCAACTAATATAATACGATCGACAAATAACAAATATCAGGAGATTCTTTCATGCTAGTGACTACTAAATTTTTTGATTAATCATATACTAATAAAATAACTCATTAGACATACTCTCATTATTCTTTtatcatcataattttattttttattaagataataaagggagaaaaataaagagagagagagagagagaggaaaaaagaatcataatagaaacACAGCCCTCCATTAAAGTAATTGTCCACAAAGAAACAAATGTTTGTGTCTCATGCATAAAGGTTCTTTGTCATGGTCCCGAGTATTATGTTCTTGTTTGTACCTATTGTCATGTGTCTTCAATCATTCTATCTTGTTTGTCCAATTCCTCCTCTAATATACCAACCAAAATTTAGAATCCTATTAATAATAGAATCATCTCAAAATCGATCACAGAGATGAACTATCTAACATGTGAACCTCGAGACATTACAGATAAATATCACTAAATAATTCAGTTCAATCCCCTTATAAAGCGGTCATTAAGTCTTTAGCTACTATCATCATCAAACGATTGGCAAATTGCATTTGACGTAGAATATATGTGTTCATATATGGTGAAACTATATGTATAGGTGATCATGAAAGTTTTGCCTATGGATTGTAGCCAGAAATAATGAGAGAACCAAATTAGGTCCCTTTGGAGTGCGATAACAGTCCCTATCGGATTCGAGACGAGAACGAATATTGATTGCATGAGGTGACATCGATCGTTCTTTGGTATATCTTCTTGCATTAAAAATAGGTTTAATTATttatgaatgagaaatatatctgAGATGAGAGTGTCTCGACTGCTGTGATGTGTGTTCATCAAAGCTAAACTAAGCgtcggagaggagaggagaggagaggagaggagaggtttCATTAGACTCGGTGAAAGGATGGAGGAGGAGTTGGAGCTCGCGTGGAAGCACGTGCGTGGCGAGGGAAATCTGGGCTGGGCCCCGCAAAGATGCTTGCTTTGAAAGCCGAGCAGCGAGGCACATGCGATGCCACGCATGCACACGAGTCGACACCGTTCACGTGTCAAACGTTTTGGGCAACACCAACGGCAAAGAACGCGCACACGTATCACGTGGCGGTCCTTCGATGCGGTACCCGATTCTTGTGGGACCGACGGTACGCCTTGCTGTCCCCTCGGGACCCGGTGATATGAGACGTCCCCTTGGACGGGACCTCATGgtaatattattaataaaaaacgaAATTATGataatacgtatatatatatataatattatataaaaaataattttatcttgacTCTAGTCGAACCTATGTCTTCTGCCTCCAACCATGCATCGCTAGGGTGCCACCTTTATAGTAACTATCACGATTTTTCTTTCCTTATGAATTATGAGCGAAGACGACTAAAGTGAAATGATGAGTCTAACGAGGGCTATAAGTGACGACGATAATAGATCAAGTAATGTAAAGAAGATGAAAGATAATGACACGAGTAGTGTAGGGGTGGAGGCAGATCCGATAAAACTAAgggtaaatttattatttataaaaaatattctcttatatatatatatatatatatgtatatatttttttttgatttatttacgTATAATCGTTCTTATTATCTAAAAGATAATATTATTCTTAACTTACAACTCATTGATCATCACTTTCGTCTCCGTCATTCAAATTTTAATCAATTTAAAATTGACTCAATTAAAtctcctttctctctctttttttttttttttctgtctccTTGTTTCTACATGTTTCATCTGTCTTGtttatttttacatatatttttaatttctctttgtctttttttttttctttctactttctccttcttcttattcttccccTTCACTATCtccttatattttaataataaattatcataaaattctgaaaaaatattaattatcttTAAATTATGTCAGTTACATAAGATTTAGATTAATTTAGTAGAAATCGGTCCAATTATACTCGAAATTGAATTAAACTATAATTAATCAAGACTTGATTAATCAGGACATTAAGCGAATAAAATAAATAGAACtactattattatattattacaaTACCATTTTTTTTGGAATGTTGTCAAGAAAACCTAAAACTAATCAGAACTTCTGTTGAATCATATGCTTTCATTAATAGATGTTTTAAGTTTAATTGTCTCAATTGCTGGTGGAATCTTAAAAGCTTTTGATCCAAATACTGCCAAATAGAAAAGATAAATGATATCAAATCACTGATAACTTTTGGAAAGTATTGAGTAAAGAGTCAAGAAAAATGTCCACACCACAAAGTTAATGTTTATATTTGAAGCCCGTAATTCTTCAAGAGAAATCGCTTAAATGTTTTCACATGCAAAAACTAACATCATATAGTAAAATATCTACATATCGATTGCTATCTGAAACATAATATCATATTAGCGAGATTGACCGATCACCTTTGTGTGGTGATTTCGAACCAGTGAAATTGTTTGCGAAAAATTTCTGAAATCTTTTGATCCTAACTCAGAAATATACAAAGTGTGAAAGCCAAGCAGATAAAGATCTTCGATGTCTTTTCATAAAATGGTGATTGATCTATCATTGTCCCAGTTATAATATCATGCTTAACAAGTGGTGCACAAAGTCATATTAAAGCAATTAGGACAGAATGGAGATTCCAAGATTATATGATGCCAAGAACAAGAGGAAATGAGTTGTGAATGAAACTCGAATAAAtgattttagtaaaaaaaaacaaaaaggaatcaGCTAGTTTTAATGTAAATTATGGTTGTCAACTTTGGTACTTTGCATCATCTTCCAACTTCAAACTAGAAGAGAGATTTTCTCTTGGCTTCAGTATCTAATTTTAGATGCGTTTTTTTCGATACTCAAGTcaagaaatatataatatataataattatagtaaatataaaaagagaaaaaagtatGATCCTATCTACTGAGTCGGCCATAACAacaagatatattatatttgatttGAAGAATATTCTTGTTAAAATCTAATATTAACATGACTAATTTTCATATGCTAGATTTCAGTTGACGAAAGTATTTATCATATCACTTAGGATAAAACCTGGTATTAAAAGgagaaatataattaattagtcaTTGAACATTAGTGACACTGATTTGATGCTTGTTTTTTCATCTCCTGTGTGCAGCAGGGCAATTACATATTCAAGCATCATCAGTGCTATTGGTGCAGCTAATGCAGCATGCAGAACTTTTGCCAAGAATGAGGCTGCCTGTGCTGTCTCAAATGCCAACTATTGCTGATTCCAATTACCAAACCTAGCATGCTTTGTTTTCACTTCATATTAATTTCAATAATTTTGGCAACTCTGTCTTTTGTAGGGGAGAAGAATAGTTCTTGTTCTTAAACAAACAATATCCACCAACCTGGGAATGCATGCAGAACAACAGTTGGCATGGCTTCCTTGGGTCGCAAATTTGAGCCACAAGGATGCAAATTTGAGACACAAATCAAGGGCACCTCAGCCAACTATTTGACTGTAGAAAGCATCTCATTCCACATTGTAGGTTTATAATAATTTCCACAGCAATCTCTCATCGGCCGTAGAATGTCGACATCTGTTGAAATTAAGATTGATAGGGAATGGAACAGTAGAGCTACACAACCAAACAAGGTATGGAATGGTTGATCACTTCATTTAATCATCCATGCCCAGACAGCTAGCTAATTCCAGAACTTATATCAATACGAGGCCTAAAAGACTACCTTGATACCTTCATAGTTCTTTAAGATTCTCGCCCTTCTGCCAGTGCCATCATCTCTATCATTTTCACTGTCCGCGTCAACAATGATAATGTTGGCGTCGGCCTCGTTGTCAAAGTCATCTTGGCCTGCCATTTCCAATTCCATCTCATCATCCCCCCAATCCTCATCTTCGACCTCACCTTCACTATCAAAATCTTCGTCGACTGCCCCCTGCTGTGCATGCAAAGTGTGGAACTCGGGAGGTGGTGGGCAGTTCTCTGTGATAGCCTCATCGCGCTTCATAACAAGATGCCGTATAATCCGCTCATCCTTGTCCAGCATGCTCTTGAAGTCATTAATAAACTTTGCATCAAGCTCATAGTTCATTAGAACATAGTTGGCATGTGTTGCTTTCCTTATTTTGTATGCAAGTCGGCGAAGACCCCAGTTGTTCAGCCTCCAAATCCTACCTTTCTTCTCCCTGATAAATTCTGCAGGAGCAGAAATGCAAAGAAAAACAATAAACTATTAGGAAACATAACAGAGTAATCGAAGTAGGATGAATAATTAGCCAATATAAATCCCTTGTCAACAAAATGTTTAACAATAGTTATTTGAAATGGCTTCAAGTAATCAGTGAGATGTTTAGATGGGTTTTTGCTAGAGAGAGCTAGATGTCAACAGCAGGAATTGCAATGGAGGAAAATGACAACAACAAAAGTTGACAGAGATCAAGATGGTACAAGGCACAAACAATGCAATACATCATCAGAAGGGGTGCCAAACTTTGGTAcaggtaccaaaacttttaactgGTGTCTTCTCTTTGTGGTAATACATCATTCGGTCAACAAGTGCACTACATCAAAAGATAAAAGAAAGCACTCTGGCAATGTTAACTGGAAGGAGACGATAGAAGAAAGAAACAACCTTGCATGACCTTAATAACAGCAGATTCAGGAAAATGGGACAACATAAACACAGCAGTATATCAACGGAAGATTATGTGCAAAGGTGATAAAAGCTTTTGAAAAATTGTCCATGAAGGGGAAAAGGTTTTTCTGGTAAAATTAATCCTGTTAACTTTCCTAATAACAGTGCCATGGAATGCACAGCCAAAGAAGTACAAATGAAGCAGCAGTTGCCTCCTTCGGCATCCTCAAGGTCATGATGTTATATAAAAACTGTCGATCCTTGTTACTCTTGCTAAACCTCACATTATAATCACAAGATGAAGCTTAAGAGATATTATCACTTAGGAGAGTTCTTTGAGtaaacacttgaatttttttGGATAATTAATTAGTAACTGTGATATCATAGAAAGCTATAAAACCTTAATGATATAGAAGGTTGTAATATTACAAGGCTCCCTGGACAAAGTTAAATAAGATCAACTACCTTCAATTACAATTGTGATTCTTATGACTAATCAATAGATCAAGAAACCTTCATATTCACAACTTGTCAATGTCCACAAATCAATAGATCTGTCAAATTTAATTCATCTATTCTTttgaaacaaaaagaaacatcCACTGCCACTTCCCTCCATTGCATCTATTTATTGGTGTTCCAGATAAGCACCAATCTATGTTATGCTCCCACCCCCTATCTATGGCAGGATTAATAAAGAGCTATTAGTCATTTTGACTAATAGCAAATATTAATCCACCTAACAAAGTTGACTAGATGCATGAGAAACAAGAATTGTCCCATATTTTAGTTTGTTGTTAAGACAAACTAAAATATGGGACAAAAGCATAATACAAAAATAACCATCCCCCCTCACCGACTCCATATCAGCTTCAAAATTTCCAGCATAACTTTGAAATGTCTCTCTCTTTCATTCTCCATCGGGAACTTAAAGAGTTTCTCTGTGCATATTTATCTTTGCATACTCTTAAATGAAGCTAGAAAATTAAGTCTTAGAAATGCAGAAAGAACTATTACAGTATACTTTAAGCAATCATGAGACTTTTTATAATCAACTTAAACAGCTCAGATAGATTAAGAGACTAGAAAAAGAGTACCTTGAACCTTTGAAATGACTGTGTCAACCTCATCCACATGGTCTTCATGAATTAAATAAACCACTTCATAGTGACGCACTGACAACAGAAGTAAAAGATTAAGGATACCATAAAACAAAACTAGATTAATCACCATACATGTTAATGCTGAGAAGTACCACCCATCccacaaataaaaaaaaacaaaacctgCAGCACACTGTGTTAGTGCTACAGAAGCATGTGAACTAGGCATATGCCTTTTTCATTGTCCACAAGCATGGACATAGGAAACTGTCATTCACATATCTTGGGATGACATGTAGGATGTAGCATGCCATGGATGTTGCTTATTAAAAATTATGTAGCATGACATGCATAATATGGATCCGCACTACAATCTATACTTTTTCAGTTAGGGGCATGGCGATTAAATAAAACATGATATTCATTTGATCCATTTTAGCATCACTTTTCTACTAATACAAAACCAAATAGCATTTGTAGCCTGAATGTTCCATCAGATGAACATTCTGATATTCATTGTATTTATGGATGTACCATAATCCCCAATCGGTGTGATAACATAGATAATGATTTATGCACCACAGTCCAACATAAAATAATCAGATATGGATTCATGTAATGAGGTTTGAACAACTTTGATCCAACATAAATGAATCAAGGATAGGTTCAACCACTTTGATGCAGACCTGCATCTACAAAGCAGTCTAAGGATTTAGTGATAATTCAAAGCATGTCACCGGTTCTTGGTTGTTTGTAAAGAGATAGTATGATCCTAATCCAATTAACCATGTATGGAAATGCTGTGTCATACAGTTCCACCAGAAATTTCAAAAACAAATAGGTATCATTATATTGTAAGCAACTTTGACATAACACTACATCTACAGAGAAGTCTGAGCATGCACTGCTCATGCAAACTGTCATTGGCCAGATCTTTAGTAGAGATTGTGCTGGCTTTTACTAGAAACTTGAAGAATTCAAAGATTACATCAACAGCTTATAAGCTAATTGCCAGTAGCACATAGATAATTAACGTTCCTTATTGTATTCTGTGAACATACCAAACTAGTTAAATTACTTTATGCACATTTTGCGAACACTTTTAACAACTTGATTCTCTATTGAGATGGTGCCGAGTCATTGACCAGTTTACTGGCCACAGGAAAATTGACTAAACATGTCTTCTTAACCATTAATTTCGAGTAGGTCTTTGACTACCTCAGGCACTGACCATAAAACAGATGAAGTTTTACttgcataaaaaaaaatacattttgCTTAGAGAGCTCCATTAAGTATCAATATTGTGGCTAATTAATTGCTTGATTTCCTTGGATCACCACAAACTATTTGAATTTATTGTCCTTGGGATAAGAAGACACTTTATAGAGGAAAATGGTCAATCTAGACCTCAGATGTCCTAACGTTAGTCCCAAGTTCGCTCCCAGATATAGAATGATGGTGGTAATTAAGGCTGGGATGTCACCTTCTCTACACCCACCTATATGCCTAGCATCAGCCTTCTCGTTCCTCATACTATAGGATGTGGGTAGTTTGGCAACCGCGTTGAGTATTTGATGTAAACCATCATCCTAGGCTGGAATCACGAATGGAAAGAGATTGACTTCCTCCCTCTAGTCAGCGAGTTCAGTCTTTCTTTTTATAGCTGGACACTAACAACTATTTTTTTCCAATATCTTTTTCTTGGCAGCCGATCGGTTCTTTGTAGCTGATGTGAAAGTTGCACAGCTGGTGGTTAGCCCTATCTGGGACTTCCCAATTACAAAAGGTGTTCGAGCATATTACTGTCAGGGTTAATTTTATCAGTTCCCTTGATTCTGAATCAGTACCATTAGTTCTCATGTAATTCACCTACATTTATGGGTTAGACATATTGACATATTCTATAGTTTATTAGAACCAACATCCAAGGAACTATATTGCTCATAACTGCTGGTAACGATTTATCTTTAGGACAACTTAATCGATGATGCTATGCAAATGGTTAATCCTTCAATGAAAACTGCTACTAGGATGTGACTGTTTATAATGGATAAAGCTGGAAGTTTATTTTAGGAGATGGGCTGACAGTTCTTAATGCAGCAGGAGAAGGTACAAAAAACTTATAATCAATATCTGCAACTAGCATGTTCTGTCTCAGGCCATAAACATAATAGAAGTTTGTTTATCAAGAACAAAACTCTTTTTCAATATTCAGCAGAAGCTTTTTAAAGGAGATATTATAAAGATAATTAAACATGATATTAAAAAGCCAATCATGATGTGAATAAGAACTGAAGAACTAAGGAAAAATGATTTGCTCACTTCTTTCAAGATTCAAGTCGCTTTCTAGCTGAAGAGACAGAAACTCAAAGAGATTCTCTGCAAAAGATAGTGACCGTATTACTTCCAATATTAAAACCAAAAGTAATGAAATGTATATTTTAAAATGAGCAAGTTTGCGCTTCTGACCTTCTTCATCATCAGCAAATTCAGGCAAAACTCTACCATCTTCCTTGACAACTTTCTGAATTTTAGAAAATGGATAAAGTCAAAACCAGACTAAGATCTATATACAAGTCCAGAGATAGGAGAATTCTACAATGAGAAGCATTCAAAGTCAACCAACAAGGCCTTCGTTAGCAGTTGGCTAGGTTATAAATTTGAATGCATATGGATTCGACCTAGGTAATTCTCTAGGTGAGGGCTTCCCTCTCATTATAGAGAGAGGCACATACGAAAATTTATATCAGTTCAAAATGAAATGTTCATACCTGTTAACATATAAGCGATGAGGAAAAGCAATAGAATCTTCCAAAAGTTTCGAACCTCATGAACAAACCCATTTCATACAACAAAGTAAATAAATGACAGAGCCAAAGCCTGGTAGAGATTATATATGGAAAGAGTTCATCCTGACAGACATGAAAGAAAATATGTAATGTAGAACTCTGAAGAAGCATTCAAACACCCAATTACTAACATCATCAGAAGCCGGTACATGGCAGTCTTTACTAGGAGGGTTTTAGAAAGTGTCTATCCAAGATTGGACCTTTTTAAGCAGAACTGCTTCGGGGAAAGGCCCGGTGGACTCGTCTGGTCTTGGAGCGAAGCTATGGGAATCGACCTTCTTGTTCCTCTTCTTGGCCCCAGTTACCACCAGGCCACGCCCATTTCTCCTGTCTACCGGGGAGTTCGTCTGGAAAGCGTCAGAAGCGGAGGAGGAGTGCCTACGGGACGAGAACCCATGACTTCGAGGAGATTGGAAGAAGAGGGTACGCTGCGcaacggaggaagaagaggccatGAGAGTGGCCTCCATTAACGTCGAAGAAAGAGTACTAAGGGCGTACTCCGTGAAGGTATCGACAGATAAGGTGAAAAATTGCGAGTCGGGTCACCACCGGTGACTGGGTGCAGACGCCTCTTATGATATTGGATCTTTTGTAAGGTCAATAGTATACGGGCCCCACTCGGGTCACTCTGATCTTCCATTTTCACGTCATTAGGTTCGGGAAGGGGATTAGGGTTTCGAAGAGTGACCAATGGCGGCTTCGGAGAGTCCAACCGAGGGAGGCGATCGAGCCGGTGTTCTCCTCTACTACAAGTACGCCCCCGTCCCTGATCTCCCCTCCCTCGTCCGTTTCTATGACTCCAATTGCCGATCCCTCGCCCTCCTTGGCCGCGTCCGTATCGCCCCTGACGGCGTCAACGTCACCGTAAGCCTTTCTTGATTCCACCAAGAACAGGGGCTTTCTTGTACCATCCTTCTTCTTATACCTCTTGTTGATTGTTTAATTCGATGTGGTTTTGATTCTTTTCTTCAATCCGATCGTCAGCTTCGGAAAAGCTCTGATTTTTGTTATAATTAATGTGATTAGGTCGGTGGAAGCATGCCATCGTTGGAGAAGCACATTGCTGCCGTGAAATCGATGATCCTGTTTGAGGGAACCGACTTCAAGCTCGCATCTTGCGATCACCCTTCCGATGATAGAATCGCTAGAGAATGTGGGTTCACATCACTCTCCATCCGAGTTGTTAAGGTTATTATTTTGCACATGTTTCGGAGTCGAATTTGAGATCTCATTTGGTAATTTGATGAATTGTTCTGTTTAAGAGCGAAgcaaattacaacattgtatgaaCCGTGACATTGTTCTTGATGTCTAAGTTTGTCGTGTTAATTACAGGAGTTAGTTACGTTCAGGTCGGATCCTCTGCTAGATTCACCGAAAGTTTGCAATGCTGGAAGGCACCTCTCTGCGGTTGAGTTTCATTCTGTGCTCCATGATGCCGGTGAGTGGGTTGTTTTCCAACTGGCAAATAAAATTCtaatctaaatctacatgtttcatGTCTAATCTTGGAGTGTGGTGGCTACCACATAAGCGAACAATTCATTTTTGCTGATGGAAGTGCATTGGCAGGAAATAATTTGGAGTCGCAGGCACAGAATcaatttgtcttattggatgcaaggAACTTATATGAGACAAGGATTGGGAAGTTTCAAGCAACAAATGTGGAGACTTTGGATCCCAAAATAAGGCAATACAGTGACCTACCTTCTTGGATTGATGAGCACTCTGAAAAGCTACATGGTAAACATATTCTCATGTAAGTATTTCCTGGAACAAGTTTGGAAGTATTGGTTTATGATTTCTTGCTCGCCATAGTAGTACCAGGATTAATTCAGTTGCTAAGGGAATAAACATTGATCTTTAAGGAGAAATCTAAGCAAGGAAGCACTACAAATTCTAGAAATGAGTGGCTAGTTCTCCAGACTCAAAGATCTTACaagaagtgaaaaaaaaaaatgattgcaTTACTCCTCTGCTTGTTGAGAATAGCATTACTGTTTGAACAGATTTGAAGACATCATCCCTTCAACACTCTAGGCCGATTGATTCCGAAGGGAGAACATCAAAGTATCTTAAGTTTCCACTCTGATTTATGATGGAGCAAATTGTTTCTCATTTATCCATCCATCACAAAGGCTTACTGGAATTCCTTGAACATATCTTGGTAGGAAGACTACCAGAAGAATGCTAATTCTTTAGCAAGATCTGGTGTTCCAACTTCAGCAGTGTGATCTTTCTTAATGAATCCTTAACAAAGAAGGGCACAGGGACTGTTAAATCTGTGTTCTTGCTAGTACATCACCAACTCTGAAAGAAAAAACTTCTCATGTATGATGCAATATCAATTGAAACAAATGATTGTTTGTAAGCAACCAAAAAGTATGTgaattcattttgtttgttgcaaAGCATGGGTGTTTTAGTGTGCAAGGACTATATGCTTGCTATTCTTGCATCTTTCTCTATACTTATATGGACACTTTTTTTGCATAAATAGATGTAACTCAGATGATTATGTTGATGGTTATAACTACTAGGGAGTGATGTTTTCTGCTTTTGCTGTTCTTATACTTCAGGTACTGTACTGGAGGTATAAGATGTGAAACAGCATCAGCATATATTAGATCTAAAGGTGCAGGCTTTGAGAATGTCTTTCAGGTAAACTTTATTTGGAAAACTTTCTGAACTCATTCACCCGTTCATATTTAGTAAATCTTTTGTTGTTATGTAGAAAACAAATTTAGAGCTTTCTCCATATTACTATATATATGTTTAAGGTTATGAACCGGGAAAAAGAGCCAAATGATCTGTAATGCATCAGAACATCTTCTGTTATATAGTTCTTTCATGTACTTCATGATATTTTTTTGTTTGCATTTAACATTATGAAATAGAAGAAAAATGTTGTACTGTCTGCACTCTGCTGTTAGCCACTTGCATCTATCGTTTTCCTTTGTTATACAATTCTTCACAACCTTTTAGAGCAGGAACATAATCTTGTGATGCATGATCCATATGATAAGGAATGTTAAGATGAATAAATCAACTCTGTCTACTGTCTGAAGACTGAATTCTAGATTTATGCATTGGTCTCATCATTGTAGCAAAATTGGATTGTGCTGCAAAAATTGGAGCTTGCAGCTTGTGATGTTGTCCACGTGTTGGCTGCAAGCCCACAGCAATCTTGGATGTAATGTGCCAGGTGAAAGTGCAGGCAGTGGTGATTGTGTCAGATTAGAGTGAATTGTTGTCAGTCTTCCTCAGGAAAAAGTTTAGATCAGGATGGAAGGAACTCTTTGTTGGGTTTATGCTTGACTTTGTTAGTATGCCATGGTGAACAACACATTATTATATTTGAGAATGTGATAATTATCTTCTATCAGTGGTTTAAGTTGCATGCAGTGGGCAATGAGGTCTGAGATGTTAATGGAAAATGGGAATAATGGGCACTATGGTAGATAAGGCCACTGTTATAAGTTGACAAGCTATACTTAAGATTAGCAGACAAATGTTCATCAACCGAGTCACCTCATGTAAGATGTAGAATGTCAAAAGTTGTGTTGTAATAGAAAATTATCAAAACATGATATTCACCGTCCATACCTTAGAAAGTTTTAAAGATCAAAGAGTACATACTTTTCTGCCTTGTGATGATTATTTTATAGCAAGGTAACTCAAGTGGGTTGCAAATGGTGCTGTAACCTTCGGACTCATCATGACCTCTTTAATTATGCTGTACACTGCTCCCTGATTATGTGAAATCTGTTCCCTATCCATTAAAAGAAGTTGATCAGTAGTGGGTTTTGATTACTGCTGATATTGGTGATGATATGGTTGGTTAGTCTACATCCCAATGTATAACATGTTTAAGGATTATGTACGGTCAATTTAATTATCTTTGATTATTAAATGGATTGTTGATAGTTAACAGAGATATATACAACTACAACACATGGTTTGGGATCCTTGATTACAACTTAGCTTACCATTATTAGAGGCATATCACATGTTTaaaacattgtgcttgtgacacctGCAGAAAATTCTTTTGAGGAAAATTTCACATCTGCAACTGATCTTTTTTAGTTGCTACTGGTGTAGCTCTTTGCCTTGACCTTCTTTCTAGTAATATTTCTGCAGTCTGCATTATTTATCAAAACTTACTAAGATGGAAACTAGCATTCatatggaattatgtgttacagtgAGTTAAAGTTTTTGTTGACATTCATTGGGCATAAATTCCTAATATGAAAATAGTTTGCACTTTGAAATATTAATACTTGGAGCAATTCACTTATCGTATTTATGATTTCTGTGCAAGTTATTTGGTGGAATTCAGAGATACTTGGAGCAATTCCCAGATGGTGGTTACTTTAAAGGGAAAAATTTTGTTTTTGATCATCGGTGAGTCACCATTGATGTTGCAGCTAATTTCTACTAATGTCTGTTGATAGGTACACTCATAGATATTTTTGTTTAAAATATGCCATGGGCTTGGAATGATGTGCATTATGACCTTCAAATTTCTTTGACATGAACAGTCTTTCAGTTGGAAATCAAGATGATGTCATCAGCAGTTGTCTACTTTGTGGTTCTTCCTTTGATGATTATTCTTCTCGCTGCCGTTGCAACTACTGTAGGATGTTGGTTTTAGTTTGCTATGACTGTCAGGTTAGTTCATAATTATGTCTGCTTTTGTGATCTACATTATTCTTCCTAAACCTTTTATATTTTTGGTGAACTTACTTGAAGATCTAGATTGGGAGTAAATTGTTGAAAATGTAGCATTTAAATTGG comes from Musa acuminata AAA Group cultivar baxijiao chromosome BXJ3-3, Cavendish_Baxijiao_AAA, whole genome shotgun sequence and encodes:
- the LOC135633569 gene encoding protein REGULATOR OF FATTY ACID COMPOSITION 3, chloroplastic-like isoform X1; protein product: MEATLMASSSSVAQRTLFFQSPRSHGFSSRRHSSSASDAFQTNSPVDRRNGRGLVVTGAKKRNKKVDSHSFAPRPDESTGPFPEAVLLKKKVVKEDGRVLPEFADDEEGQKRKLAHFKIYISLLLVLILEVIRSLSFAENLFEFLSLQLESDLNLERMRHYEVVYLIHEDHVDEVDTVISKVQEFIREKKGRIWRLNNWGLRRLAYKIRKATHANYVLMNYELDAKFINDFKSMLDKDERIIRHLVMKRDEAITENCPPPPEFHTLHAQQGAVDEDFDSEGEVEDEDWGDDEMELEMAGQDDFDNEADANIIIVDADSENDRDDGTGRRARILKNYEGIKVVF
- the LOC135633569 gene encoding protein REGULATOR OF FATTY ACID COMPOSITION 3, chloroplastic-like isoform X2 — encoded protein: MEATLMASSSSVAQRTLFFQSPRSHGFSSRRHSSSASDAFQTNSPVDRRNGRGLVVTGAKKRNKKVDSHSFAPRPDESTGPFPEAVLLKKKVVKEDGRVLPEFADDEEENLFEFLSLQLESDLNLERMRHYEVVYLIHEDHVDEVDTVISKVQEFIREKKGRIWRLNNWGLRRLAYKIRKATHANYVLMNYELDAKFINDFKSMLDKDERIIRHLVMKRDEAITENCPPPPEFHTLHAQQGAVDEDFDSEGEVEDEDWGDDEMELEMAGQDDFDNEADANIIIVDADSENDRDDGTGRRARILKNYEGIKVVF